The window GCCAGATCGCATCAGACCATCGGATCGTACAGTGTGAGAACGGGAATCGTGAGCTGCGACGTTTTAACCCTTGCGATTCACTCGTACAGTATGAGCAGCAGCTGAATACCGCGATTCCAAAAATCGCACAGTGTATGCCCAGcataagtccctcctgcagacatcctgcaccgacacacagaggtgctgcagaggggattcagctcgcgactgtatattgcggacgataggttgggacgtgtcacgtgggggggacgttgccaggagttcaatgtaaagccagcccaccTGCTCGTTTGTaaccccgtttttagagatgtgggtaaggaggaaaagagagagggttgtattttctgacactttgtgagacTCCTTACACcccggggacacatatttatgtataaaagacagcaaaaaatgcatcttgcataataggggaccttttaacTCATAACCCCCTCAAAATCACCAGGAGAGGTTCATGGTTCTTCTCCTCCCACCAACCAACATTCCTTTAACCATGAAGGTAGTCTCTATGTACCAGTAAACACAGTGTTTAAGTTGCTTTTACTGGTTTTTACCTCAACCATAAAGCAAAACATCATAAACAGGTTcatttgggggattttttgTTAGTTTATGTCTGGACGTCATTTATACAGTACCATGGTTGCTGTTAAGGTAGGGGCTTATTTGATGACGGAACATTTCTTGTGTGTTATGTTTGCACCTTGATAGTATCAAATAGAAGCTGGTGAAAGTATGCTAGAGTTTGATGAAAAGCTACTATTGCTAATGTACAGTCACCTGATGTTGTTattatcatgtgttttttaatcgCTTAACATTATAATTCGTCCTTATTTTTTAGTAGAATCACTGTCCATTGCAACGTACTCTTATTGAATGTTGGATACGGAACATCCTGAAGAGTTTGCATCCTTCGGGCTAGTTAACCAGCAGGAACATTGCCAATTTAACTAAGCTGATTATCCCTTGATTAATCACCATGGGTATGTGATCACACGCCGCTCGCCTCTGTAGGATGCAAACTCACCAGCATGTGATCGCTCTGCTGGTGTTGGATGCTGTTTGCAATTACTCACAAAGGTATATGTGTTGACAGGAGGGAGTGAGAGGCTGCGCAAAGAAGAAGCgagtgatgaagatgaagatacTGAGTACTTTGACGCCATGGAGGACTCCCCTGCATTCATCACAGTGACTGCCACCGAGAACACACAGCACAGGTTTGTCGCACACACAGATCCAgtatagatttattttaaagacagaTAAAGGGATAAGGGTTTAGTTGAGTTTATTCTGCATGTGTGCTTTTTAGTAAAACATTCTTGGGATGCTCTAATTTGTCATAATACTGAATTTGACTCTGGCTGACAGCTGAAAAAGCCGCTGAGGTTCAAAGTCAAAACAAACGAGTGTCGTGCCCGTCACTCCCAGAGTATACCTGTCTtctttcctgcagaaaaaagaaacCAGTATCTGTTCTTTATCTCTCAGCACATTTTTATAGCATAGCAAAGCATTGTTTTCTGCATTGAAGCCGGCCTCTTACTGCCAACTCCGATTGTTTCTGCAGAGCTCGTGCTTTCCCTCCTCTTAAAAAAGTACTTTCAGTGTTATCTTTCTCTTCATTGTTATGGCTCATCTCTGCAACATATCCAATATCTCCAGTAGCACCATTAAGAAAAATGGAAACAGTTACACGGCGTTCCTCTGTTTTGCCTAGTTATGTGGTTTTAAGTCTTTGTAGTGTGCTCATTGtagaaaatattttcatttcaggCGATCGCAGAGTAATTTGAGCGGAGCAAGCGGAGGTCAGACCAACGACTGGAACCAGGAAGACAACGTAAGTGTTATTAACATAACCTTCTTCCCTCATAGTCCCTCTTTCCTATCTTGCAGTCATCCCGttaatactcacacacacagcctttatCTGTGTGTGGGTCTATCGTGATGGTGTTTCATCCCTGTGGTGCCAAAGATAGACAGCTGCTTCATAGCACTACATATTAATTACCAGTCAAACATCTGCACTTCGCTCCTCCCAACTCTTCATTGCGTCTTCCTCTCTCTACCACATCTGTGTCCTCTGTTCCCTCATGTCTCTCCCTCGCTCTGGAACTCAATCTCAACCAACTGCCAAGCTGACCATGAAGCTTGAAGTATTCTCAAAATcgttgtatatatatatctattatTCCTTTCATCAAAGATAGAAAAACACCTCTTTGTTCTCAACCCTCTCCTTTTCCATGTGATCTCAGATGTGTCCAGGTTATAATGATGTGTCGGGAAAGGAGCTGCAGCCCTGCAGACAGAGGCGGACTCGAGTCCCAGACAAGCCCAACTACTCCCTCAATTTGTGGAGCATCATGAAGAACTGCATCGGCAAGGAGCTCTCCAAAATCCCCATGCCTGTAAGTAGGGATCTTTCTCAAACTGAACTTGAATTTTAAACAAGCCAACTAGATTTCAATTAAGTAAAATATTCCAATTCAAACACAATTTAAtctataaagtaaaaaaacatcaagaaaaCCCTTTTAAAATCGATGTCATCTGACTAGGAAGACATGACATGTCAGTGCTTTAATTGTGtacataaaataattaataatataatagtttaaataaaaatattaaccattttaaGAATATGTTCTACCAGATAACAGTTCTGGTGCTGCCTAGTGAAGGTATCAGCATTTTATCGACTTGTAATTTCTAACTGTACTGTCTGAGGCTTGATCTTTTTGTTCCTCCCCCCAGGTGAACTTCAACGAGCCTCTGTCCATGCTGCAGCGTCTCAGCGAGGACCTGGAGTATCACGAGCTTCTGGACAAGGCGGCGCGCTGCGACTCCTCCCTGGAGCAGATGTGCCTGGTCGCTGCCTTCTCCGTGTCGTCCTACTCCACCACGGTGCACCGGACAGCAAAGCCCTTCAACCCTCTCCTGGGCGAGACCTACGAGCTCGATCGACGGGAAGAGTTTGGCTATCGCTCGCTGTGTGAGCAGGTAGGGGGAATGGCTGCAGGGCGTTTATGCTAACACACCATGCACACAACATCGGCCCGTGCTCCACAAGATAGTTTGGCCTCTCGTTGGTTATAGGGGTTGTTGAGGACGTTGAATGCATTTCTGACGATTTTAAGATCCAacattttaaccagaaagtggccatatttgtactcccGGTAGGCTGATTTTTATGAATTTTGGGCGATTTTGAAGTTCTAGGGGATTGTGGATCAtctggattggacagattgcttatttatttgaaaaagaattGCCCACATTAGAGATAATCATTTTCATCTGAGAATACAATTACGGCCACTTTCTGGTTTAAACTGccttttttgtatcctgaaAATGACAGACATGTGTTCACCATCCTCAATAACtcccaaaaccactccaaaatggTCCAAATCGGCCAAGCCATTTTTATCAACTATTGTCTGCATAGGATATAATGTTAATTATTTCTGATTAATGCAAGTTATCCTAGTTGTGCTAATTACCCAACATACAGAAGTTAGCATcaggcagtttctatgtgctggcGACCCATACTATACATACTGTATCCAACATAAAACTTGCtggcaacaacacaaaaaggtgtgtgtgctgctgataTAAATATACTACCTTTATGCATCCTCTAAGGTGAGCCATCACCCCCCTGCAGCTGCACATCATGTGATTTCCCAACGAGGCTGGACCCTGTGGCAGGAAATCACCATCGCCAGCAAGTTCCGTGGCAAATACCTCTCCATAATGCCTCTGGGTAAGACATTTTATCCTCAGCGGAGAAGCTGAATGTGTAAATAAAGGTTCCTTTATGCAAATGTAGCAGCGGGACTACGAGGCAGAGTTTGTTAAAGAAGGACTCCACAACCCACTTGAGAGTTGTGCTGTCTTCCACACAACATAAGGCCAGATGAAAGGGTGTGAGAATGAATCAGGAGGGTTTTATGACCCTTCTGACACATAGATAAAGTATGGGTATAAAGGGAGCTCTCTATTGCACTGGGACAGCGGAGAGCAGGGGTCTGTTGGCTCAGATAGATGGCAGGTTTGATAGATGCAGGTCCAGCCGCTGGTGTCTGTCCGCCTTCTCTCCCCTCTTGTTATAAGCCTGCTGTGAAAAAAAGTGGAAAGTGTTTACGGTGAAATGCATGTTATAAATCGTTCAGCGTTAGGTCACACTGGAAATAGATGCATTGCCTGTGTTAGATGATGAGTGATGAAACCCAATCTAACGCATCACTTTACAGCATTGCACTCTGGGAACAAAGCAGCTGTGATATTCCTTCTGTCTTTTGTCCTTGTCCCTCCCCAGGTGCCATTCACCTGCACTTCCACTCCAGCGGGAACCACTACGTGTGGAGAAAGGTCACCTCCACAGTGCACAACATCATTGTGGGCAAGCTGTGGATCGACCAGGTGTGTTATCTGTTAGGTTGCTGTCTCGTATTGGTGGCCATTATTCCACAGCTGTAAACAACCCAGCACTAATGAGTAGATGTGTTTCTCCTGTGTAAAGGCAGTGTGCTGTGAAGATGAGAGTAAAAGCTTTTCAGCGCATGAATACGGGCTTCAACATCTCTAGGGATTGTGTTCAGCTTTGATCTCTAATAACACCCTAAAATAATAGCCTATTTTTTCTTTGAGTTGACCCAGTTATACAGTATAGGGGGAGGTGCTTCACATCTGTGTGATTcaacagaaatatatttattttcccccATCCTTATTTCTTTTTGCTGTTTCCACTTTTGCTGTGtgtcacatgtgtgtgtttgtgtgtaaccTTGTATGAAAAAGATGGCAGATTAATTTAAAgtggccctattctgctcattttcaggttcatatttgtcttttgtgcctctactgtgagaCATtcacatgatttaatgttcagaaagctctttattcttctcatgtttcctctttcaccctctgtctgaaaccagagcccagtctgccctgattggatgctggccagctctgttgtaattggtcaaccacttagagatgtcccgctccttagcctatcacctgcaatgtgttggagagcttGCCAATAGAATCACAAAACGAttactttgcagaccatttatatgcacaaaataacaccacaggaaagggaaaatcccacAAAAAGCCGAATAGGaccttttcaaatatatttctggGAAATGATTAATGTGATTAAAAGGACAGTTTGGAAACTAGTAGGCTTCCTCTGTGGTTCAGCTGTTTTAGTTCCCTGTTCCTATTTGAAAACGTTCTGTCATGGTTGTTTTGGATATCAGCCATTTGAGTTAGTAGTCTAGCAAAAACAATACCACCTCTGCAATGATACATATTCCTCTCTCCAAATTCAGATTATCCACCAGAATAAGTCTCACAGTATTTACACaatttgacttttcttttgcCTTCCCCTACCTCCTCCATGCATGCCTCTGCCACTCTGCTGCCCTCTGGTGCAAATCGGGGTCAGCCTAACAACTCAATGTCAAACTATAGAAACTATCCCTGCCTTCTCGGCTGCAGGCCTAGGCACAGCAAGCAGGGCCGGGGGAGGTGGGGGGATCATTACAGCATCAGCATATTGTCACTGTAATAGGATTACAGCATTTAACAATCTGAACATCAAAGAGATGATTGTTTAGCTGTTAAAAGCTTGAAAAGACAACAATGTGTGTCACAGGTCAGGTTTGTCCTTCatcagtatatatatattcttgaAATCAAAGAGTGCTGGGATTGGTCAGGAttcttttctgtctctgctttaacCCCGATGTTCATAGCGTTGATATGCTAtcattctctgtgtgtgtttctctctcactgtgtgtgtttgtatttgtgcagTCCGGGGATATTGAGATTGTGAATCACAGGACCAAGGAGACCTGTCAGCTCAAGTTCTCTCCCTACAGTTATTTCTCCAGGGACGTTCCACGTAAGGTAAATGCATCCTTTCCTCACTTATGTACCCGACCTTGGCATGACGTCATATGACGAGGGGTTCATTTGTCTGATGCTGCCTCCTGCTGGACAGCACCATCAAATATATTAGAGTAGTGTAATATATGAGGAGCTCGTAGTATCAGGTCACACTGCAGCGAGGAAACCTCCTTTTGAGTTGAACCAATTTTGGTAGTGACTGATAAGGAAATGTACCTGTATCCTGCCTATCGTTGGGGGGTGAAAGGATATTGTGATACATTTAGACTCAGAGAAAGAAAACctgctttagttactttatttccttttgctGTTTCCAGGTTACAGGTGTAGTGGCAGACAGCGGGGGCCAGGCGCACTACGTCCTCTCCGGTACGTGGGATGATAAAATGGAGAGTGCCAGGATCCTTCAGAGCAGCCGAGGGGGCAGTGGCTCTGAGGGCAAGCAGAAGACAGTCTATCAGACGTTGCCCCCCAAACTGCTGTGGAAGAAATACCCTTTACCGTGAGTCTCATCGGCCTCATGAGGCAGAACATTGCAGGACATTTGTTTGTAAATATCATTGATTGTACCGCACGGTTCTTTGTAACACTGCATTGATTTCCTCTCGCTCTCTCAGGGAGAATGCTGAGAACATGTACTTCTTCTCAGCGCTGGCACTGACCCTGAACGAGCAGGAGGACAGCGTGGGAGTAACCGACAGCCGCCTGAGACCTGACCAGCGGCTGATGGAGGACGGCCGTTGGGATGAGGCAAactcagagaaacagaggctGGAGGAGAAACAACGAGccgtgaggaggaggagggaagcgGAGGCCACGGACGCTCTGGACGAAGGTATGAAAAGGAAACAGAGAGTGTGGCGTGTGATATGTGGTAGAGGCAAAAACATGCTAAACAAACAACTTAGTTTAGCGGGTAGTGGGAGTTTTTATAGATTTCTGGAGTGAAAGTGCCGTCCATTTCCTGCAACAGTAAAACAATCAGTACAAAACGACAGAATGATAAAATATTTGCGGCCCGTTTcgtaaaaacacaaagaactAACCATGGAGCTTTAATAAATATCTTGCTTTATAGTGACCTTATGAAAACCCATAGCAGTTATTAAAATCAATTACAGTTGTATATTATCTAGCAGACTCCTGTGTCTTTGCGTTAAAGCACATTGAATCTTTGTAATGGGATTGGGAAAAAGGCTGACAAAACATCCTCGTCCTCCCCCCTTTGGCAATCTGTTGCAATTAAGTTTCATCAATGTATCTGAATTAAGTTGTATTTCACATTTGAGGCTGTTCAAAGCTGCATATCCATAACGTGTAGTGTATATTAGGGCCATATTAACTGGGAAAAACAGCCCACACAGACTTCAAACTGAAGCATTACATGAATGAATAATAAGTAGaatctgttttcattatttGGGATACATGTTCAGGGTCTACCAATCTTAATGGTTAGAATTGAAATAGTAGCAGAGCCGTATcatcccgtgtgtgtgtgtgtgtgtgtgtgtgtgtgtgtgtgtgtgtgtgtgtgtgtgttgtatgtaagCTTGATCGTATTTGATGTACCCATGACgtgt of the Eleginops maclovinus isolate JMC-PN-2008 ecotype Puerto Natales chromosome 12, JC_Emac_rtc_rv5, whole genome shotgun sequence genome contains:
- the osbp2b gene encoding oxysterol-binding protein 2 isoform X3, producing the protein MKGRSCWESGTVRSLCNSGCLSKVNQDDSGDEEPTSQSDRSELQGTLKILVSKLDDLSTCNDLIAKHGAALQRSLSELEGLKVPVEGGEKIKAVNERATLFRITSNAMINACRDFLDLAETHSRRWQRALQYEREQRTHLEETIEQLAKQHNSLERAWREAPTLVSTTPSAPTANKGGSERLRKEEASDEDEDTEYFDAMEDSPAFITVTATENTQHRRSQSNLSGASGGQTNDWNQEDNMCPGYNDVSGKELQPCRQRRTRVPDKPNYSLNLWSIMKNCIGKELSKIPMPVNFNEPLSMLQRLSEDLEYHELLDKAARCDSSLEQMCLVAAFSVSSYSTTVHRTAKPFNPLLGETYELDRREEFGYRSLCEQVSHHPPAAAHHVISQRGWTLWQEITIASKFRGKYLSIMPLGAIHLHFHSSGNHYVWRKVTSTVHNIIVGKLWIDQSGDIEIVNHRTKETCQLKFSPYSYFSRDVPRKVTGVVADSGGQAHYVLSGTWDDKMESARILQSSRGGSGSEGKQKTVYQTLPPKLLWKKYPLPENAENMYFFSALALTLNEQEDSVGVTDSRLRPDQRLMEDGRWDEANSEKQRLEEKQRAVRRRREAEATDALDEGKEYEGYQPLWFHQRRDSVTGETSFVYKGGYWEAKEKQDWSMCPNIF
- the osbp2b gene encoding oxysterol-binding protein 2 isoform X2 produces the protein MSEQGKGSSASAAAPAPGSDTYKGWLFKWTNYLKGYQRRWFVLSNGLLSYYRTQAEMAHTCRGTINLATAHIDTEDACNIVLSSGGRTYHLKASTEVERQRWVTALELAKAKAIRMMNDQSDDSGDEEPTSQSDRSELQGTLKILVSKLDDLSTCNDLIAKHGAALQRSLSELEGLKVPVEGGEKIKAVNERATLFRITSNAMINACRDFLDLAETHSRRWQRALQYEREQRTHLEETIEQLAKQHNSLERAWREAPTLVSTTPSAPTANKGGSERLRKEEASDEDEDTEYFDAMEDSPAFITVTATENTQHRRSQSNLSGASGGQTNDWNQEDNMCPGYNDVSGKELQPCRQRRTRVPDKPNYSLNLWSIMKNCIGKELSKIPMPVNFNEPLSMLQRLSEDLEYHELLDKAARCDSSLEQMCLVAAFSVSSYSTTVHRTAKPFNPLLGETYELDRREEFGYRSLCEQVSHHPPAAAHHVISQRGWTLWQEITIASKFRGKYLSIMPLGAIHLHFHSSGNHYVWRKVTSTVHNIIVGKLWIDQSGDIEIVNHRTKETCQLKFSPYSYFSRDVPRKVTGVVADSGGQAHYVLSGTWDDKMESARILQSSRGGSGSEGKQKTVYQTLPPKLLWKKYPLPENAENMYFFSALALTLNEQEDSVGVTDSRLRPDQRLMEDGRWDEANSEKQRLEEKQRAVRRRREAEATDALDEGKEYEGYQPLWFHQRRDSVTGETSFVYKGGYWEAKEKQDWSMCPNIF
- the osbp2b gene encoding oxysterol-binding protein 2 isoform X1, which produces MSEQGKGSSASAAAPAPGSDTYKGWLFKWTNYLKGYQRRWFVLSNGLLSYYRSVDLCFIRICAQGTDRTQAEMAHTCRGTINLATAHIDTEDACNIVLSSGGRTYHLKASTEVERQRWVTALELAKAKAIRMMNDQSDDSGDEEPTSQSDRSELQGTLKILVSKLDDLSTCNDLIAKHGAALQRSLSELEGLKVPVEGGEKIKAVNERATLFRITSNAMINACRDFLDLAETHSRRWQRALQYEREQRTHLEETIEQLAKQHNSLERAWREAPTLVSTTPSAPTANKGGSERLRKEEASDEDEDTEYFDAMEDSPAFITVTATENTQHRRSQSNLSGASGGQTNDWNQEDNMCPGYNDVSGKELQPCRQRRTRVPDKPNYSLNLWSIMKNCIGKELSKIPMPVNFNEPLSMLQRLSEDLEYHELLDKAARCDSSLEQMCLVAAFSVSSYSTTVHRTAKPFNPLLGETYELDRREEFGYRSLCEQVSHHPPAAAHHVISQRGWTLWQEITIASKFRGKYLSIMPLGAIHLHFHSSGNHYVWRKVTSTVHNIIVGKLWIDQSGDIEIVNHRTKETCQLKFSPYSYFSRDVPRKVTGVVADSGGQAHYVLSGTWDDKMESARILQSSRGGSGSEGKQKTVYQTLPPKLLWKKYPLPENAENMYFFSALALTLNEQEDSVGVTDSRLRPDQRLMEDGRWDEANSEKQRLEEKQRAVRRRREAEATDALDEGKEYEGYQPLWFHQRRDSVTGETSFVYKGGYWEAKEKQDWSMCPNIF